One Phycisphaerae bacterium RAS2 DNA window includes the following coding sequences:
- the acpP_2 gene encoding Acyl carrier protein — protein MAVATQEEIKEKVVKIVSEQMGVDKNGINMETSFVNDLNADSLDTVELVMEFEDEFEISIPDEEAEKIQTVGHAVEYIAKNQKKE, from the coding sequence GTGGCAGTGGCTACACAGGAAGAGATCAAGGAAAAGGTCGTCAAGATCGTCAGCGAGCAGATGGGCGTCGACAAGAACGGCATCAACATGGAGACGTCGTTCGTCAATGATCTGAACGCCGACTCGCTCGACACGGTCGAACTGGTCATGGAGTTCGAGGACGAGTTCGAAATCAGCATTCCCGACGAAGAGGCCGAGAAGATCCAGACCGTCGGTCATGCGGTGGAGTACATCGCCAAGAACCAGAAGAAGGAGTAA
- the fabG_2 gene encoding 3-oxoacyl-[acyl-carrier-protein] reductase FabG, translating into MADLIDRVAIVTGGSRGIGRATSLALAKAGATVVACARNAERLSSLTAEAADSRCIGKIVPRALDVTDAVKVEKWIDDVATDLGRIDVLVNNAGITRDGLLMNMTDEQFDEVLNTNLRSVFIMTRAASKYMVRARWGRIINITSISGVMGNAGQANYAASKAGVIGLTKSVAKELARRGVTCNAIAPGFINTDMTSVLSEKVKEQVRPLIPLQRFGEPEEVAAAVAFLASPAAGYINGQILAVDGGLRM; encoded by the coding sequence ATGGCGGACTTGATCGACCGAGTGGCAATTGTGACCGGTGGATCGCGCGGCATCGGCCGGGCGACGAGCTTGGCGCTGGCGAAGGCGGGCGCGACGGTGGTGGCCTGTGCCCGCAACGCGGAGCGGCTTAGCTCGCTGACCGCTGAAGCGGCCGACTCACGTTGCATCGGCAAGATCGTGCCCCGCGCCCTGGACGTGACCGACGCCGTCAAAGTTGAAAAATGGATCGACGACGTTGCCACCGACCTGGGCCGCATCGATGTGCTCGTCAACAACGCCGGCATCACGCGCGACGGCCTGCTCATGAACATGACCGACGAGCAGTTTGACGAAGTGTTGAACACCAACCTTCGCAGCGTGTTCATCATGACCCGCGCGGCCAGCAAGTACATGGTCCGGGCGCGATGGGGTCGCATCATTAACATCACCAGCATCAGCGGTGTGATGGGCAACGCCGGACAGGCGAACTACGCGGCCAGCAAGGCCGGCGTGATCGGTCTGACCAAGAGCGTGGCCAAGGAACTGGCCCGCCGCGGCGTCACGTGCAACGCCATCGCGCCGGGTTTCATCAACACCGACATGACGAGCGTCTTGTCTGAAAAGGTCAAGGAACAGGTCCGTCCGCTGATTCCGCTTCAGCGATTCGGTGAGCCGGAGGAGGTGGCGGCGGCCGTGGCGTTTCTGGCGTCGCCGGCAGCCGGTTACATCAACGGGCAAATCCTCGCCGTGGACGGCGGACTGCGAATGTAA
- the fabD gene encoding Malonyl CoA-acyl carrier protein transacylase — MSKTAIIFPGQGAQHVGMGKDIAEASSEARAVFEQADDILKTDLSRLCFDGPADRLNATDMSQPAIFVTSVAVWRALQANGMADEFAPQAMAGLSLGEYTALHLAGWIGFEEGLKLVARRGRLMQDAAEASKGSMVSVLGLDDAKTAELCSEAAQGEVLAPANFNCPGQIVISGTVSACERAVGLAEKYGARMVPLVVAGAFHSPLMEPAAVGLEPALRAVTIVKGPLGVVSNVSADYHATPDTVRTLLRDQVAQPIRWQASMERLMADGFERFVEVGPGRVLTGLMKKINRKATAVNISTAASLVRDSESVRS, encoded by the coding sequence TTGAGTAAGACTGCAATCATTTTTCCCGGTCAGGGTGCCCAGCATGTGGGCATGGGCAAGGACATCGCCGAAGCCTCGAGCGAGGCCCGCGCGGTCTTCGAGCAGGCCGACGACATCCTCAAGACGGACCTGTCGCGCCTGTGTTTCGACGGCCCGGCCGACCGGCTCAATGCCACAGACATGTCACAGCCGGCGATCTTTGTCACCTCGGTCGCCGTCTGGCGCGCCCTGCAGGCCAACGGCATGGCCGACGAGTTCGCCCCGCAGGCCATGGCCGGCCTGTCTCTCGGAGAGTACACCGCGCTGCACCTGGCGGGGTGGATCGGTTTTGAAGAGGGACTGAAGCTCGTCGCCCGGCGAGGCCGGCTGATGCAGGACGCGGCCGAGGCTTCCAAAGGGAGCATGGTGTCGGTGCTGGGGCTGGACGATGCGAAGACCGCCGAGCTTTGCAGCGAGGCGGCACAGGGGGAAGTCCTTGCGCCGGCGAACTTTAACTGCCCGGGGCAGATTGTGATTTCCGGTACGGTATCGGCCTGCGAGCGGGCCGTCGGCCTGGCGGAGAAGTACGGTGCACGGATGGTCCCACTGGTGGTGGCGGGGGCGTTTCATTCGCCGCTCATGGAGCCGGCCGCGGTGGGGCTGGAACCGGCCCTTCGGGCGGTGACGATTGTGAAGGGGCCGCTGGGAGTGGTATCAAACGTCTCGGCGGACTATCATGCGACCCCGGATACGGTCCGGACCCTGCTGCGGGACCAGGTGGCGCAGCCGATTCGTTGGCAGGCCTCGATGGAGCGCCTCATGGCCGACGGATTCGAGCGGTTCGTGGAAGTCGGCCCCGGCCGCGTGCTGACGGGCCTGATGAAGAAAATCAATCGCAAGGCGACGGCGGTGAACATTTCAACGGCTGCGTCGCTGGTGCGTGATTCCGAGTCGGTGCGCAGTTAG
- the fabF_3 gene encoding 3-oxoacyl-[acyl-carrier-protein] synthase 2: protein MAERRRIVITGIGLISPLGNMPDVFWERLLAGESGIGPVTRLDVSRFDVRFGGECREFNPEQFLEKKEIKRLDRFAQMAMAAAKLAFESSGIDRNAIDPTRFGVIIGSGIGGLQELEEQNLRCHEKGPDKVSAFTIPKLMVNAGSGNISIMLGAKGPNTAVATACASATNAMGDAVHAIRRNDADIMITGGAEAALTRLGLAGFASMKALSTRNDDPPRASRPFDRDRDGFVMAEGAGIFVFEELEHAKRRGAKIYCEVLGYGMSGDANHITQPDEQGSGGAAAMRYALKDAGLNPDAVDYINAHGTSTPLGDVAETTAIKGVFGAHAYKLRVSSTKSSIGHLLGASGGVELVATVMAIEHGVISPTINLENPGEGCDLNYTPLKPQDARVNIAISNSFGFGGHNACIAVGRFSK, encoded by the coding sequence ATGGCTGAACGTCGTCGAATTGTCATCACGGGCATCGGGCTGATCAGCCCGCTGGGCAACATGCCGGACGTGTTCTGGGAGCGGTTGCTGGCCGGCGAAAGCGGCATCGGCCCGGTCACGCGGCTGGATGTTTCTCGTTTTGACGTGCGCTTCGGCGGCGAGTGCCGGGAGTTCAACCCCGAGCAGTTCCTCGAAAAGAAAGAGATCAAGCGGCTGGACCGCTTCGCGCAGATGGCCATGGCCGCGGCGAAGCTGGCCTTTGAATCCAGCGGCATTGATCGCAACGCGATCGACCCGACGCGGTTCGGCGTCATCATCGGTTCGGGGATCGGCGGCTTGCAGGAATTGGAGGAGCAGAACCTCCGCTGCCACGAAAAAGGCCCCGACAAGGTCTCGGCCTTCACCATTCCCAAGCTGATGGTCAACGCCGGAAGCGGCAACATCTCCATCATGCTCGGCGCCAAAGGCCCGAACACGGCTGTTGCGACGGCCTGCGCCTCCGCGACCAACGCCATGGGCGATGCCGTTCACGCGATTCGCCGGAACGACGCGGACATCATGATCACCGGCGGCGCCGAGGCCGCGCTGACGCGACTGGGCCTCGCCGGCTTCGCTTCGATGAAGGCGCTTTCCACTCGCAACGACGATCCGCCCCGGGCCTCGCGCCCGTTCGACCGCGATCGCGACGGCTTTGTGATGGCCGAGGGCGCAGGCATCTTCGTGTTTGAAGAGCTGGAGCACGCAAAGCGGCGCGGCGCGAAGATCTATTGCGAAGTGCTCGGCTACGGCATGAGCGGCGACGCCAATCACATCACCCAGCCCGACGAACAGGGCAGCGGCGGCGCGGCGGCCATGCGGTACGCACTCAAAGACGCCGGTCTCAATCCCGACGCCGTCGACTACATCAACGCCCACGGCACCAGCACCCCGCTGGGCGACGTCGCCGAGACCACGGCCATCAAGGGCGTCTTCGGCGCCCATGCCTACAAGCTCCGCGTCAGCAGCACCAAGAGCAGCATCGGCCACCTGCTCGGCGCATCCGGCGGCGTTGAACTCGTCGCCACGGTCATGGCCATCGAGCACGGCGTCATCTCGCCGACCATCAACCTCGAAAACCCCGGCGAAGGCTGCGACCTGAACTACACCCCCCTCAAACCGCAGGACGCCCGCGTCAACATCGCCATCAGCAACTCCTTCGGCTTCGGCGGTCACAACGCCTGCATCGCCGTCGGCCGGTTCAGCAAGTAA
- the fabH_3 gene encoding 3-oxoacyl-[acyl-carrier-protein] synthase 3, producing the protein MPRPLGVKISGSGSAVPERVLSNQYFIDRLDTTDEWIRERTGILERRICSEKESTATLATAAARDALADAGMTPDDIDLIIVSTITPECPFPSTACFVQEALTKRTIPAFDLAAACSGFIYGFITATSLLQTGTFRNILVIGAETMSRITDYEDRATCILFGDGAGAVVLSAVPDTSGPALLHHKMHAEGNGFTMLCVPGGGSRTPASQMSINERLHYIKMQGREVYKLAVKRNLELVESTLEEAGVKPDELAIVIPHQSNLRIIESARQRLGLPPERMFCNIQKYGNTSAASVPLGLNECRKTGRVKSGDLVLMVAFGAGLTWGSVLVRI; encoded by the coding sequence ATGCCTAGGCCGCTTGGAGTCAAGATCAGCGGGTCGGGCAGCGCGGTCCCCGAGCGCGTCCTGTCGAATCAATACTTCATCGACCGGCTCGACACGACCGACGAATGGATTCGCGAGCGCACGGGCATTCTCGAGCGCCGCATCTGCTCCGAGAAGGAAAGCACCGCCACGCTGGCGACCGCCGCCGCGCGCGATGCCCTGGCCGACGCCGGGATGACCCCCGACGACATCGACCTGATCATCGTCAGCACGATCACGCCGGAATGCCCGTTTCCGTCGACGGCCTGCTTCGTGCAGGAGGCGCTGACCAAGCGGACGATTCCCGCGTTCGATCTCGCCGCCGCGTGCAGCGGGTTCATCTACGGGTTCATCACCGCGACCAGCCTGCTTCAGACCGGCACGTTTCGGAACATCCTTGTGATCGGCGCCGAGACGATGTCGCGCATCACCGATTACGAAGACCGCGCGACCTGCATTCTTTTCGGCGACGGCGCCGGCGCCGTGGTTCTGTCGGCCGTGCCCGACACGTCCGGCCCGGCCCTGCTGCATCACAAGATGCACGCCGAGGGCAACGGCTTCACCATGCTGTGCGTGCCGGGCGGGGGGTCGCGCACGCCCGCCTCGCAGATGTCCATCAACGAGCGGCTGCATTACATCAAGATGCAAGGCCGCGAAGTATACAAACTGGCGGTCAAGCGCAATCTGGAACTGGTCGAATCGACGCTCGAAGAGGCCGGCGTCAAGCCCGACGAACTGGCGATTGTCATTCCGCATCAGTCGAACCTTCGGATTATCGAGAGCGCCCGGCAACGGCTTGGTTTGCCGCCGGAGCGCATGTTCTGCAATATTCAGAAGTATGGAAACACGTCCGCCGCCTCGGTGCCGCTGGGGTTGAACGAGTGCCGCAAGACCGGCCGCGTCAAATCCGGCGATCTCGTGCTGATGGTGGCGTTCGGCGCCGGCCTGACCTGGGGGTCGGTGCTGGTCCGCATTTGA